The following proteins are encoded in a genomic region of Ammospiza caudacuta isolate bAmmCau1 chromosome 13, bAmmCau1.pri, whole genome shotgun sequence:
- the GCSH gene encoding glycine cleavage system H protein, mitochondrial, with protein MAWRGLRRVGPVLAPRCPFLSLPPREPAARRLGTSSLLLAARKFTDKHEWVSVENGIGTVGISNFAQEALGDVVYCSLPEVGTKLSKHDEFGALESVKAASELYSPLSGEVTEINVALADNPGLVNKSCYKDGWLIKMTVANPAELDELMTEDAYEKYIKSIED; from the exons ATGGCGTGGCGAGGGTTGCGGCGGGTCGGGCCGGTGCTGGCGCCGCGCTGCCCGTTCCTCTCGCTGCCCCCGCGGGAGCCCGCGGCCCGCAGGCTGGGCACCAGCTCGCTGCTGCTGGCCG CCCGCAAGTTCACAGACAAGCACGAGTGGGTATCTGTGGAAAATGGCATTGGAACAGTAGGAATCAGCAATTTTGCACAG gaaGCATTAGGAGATGTTGTTTACTGTAGTCTTCCAGAAGTTGGGACAAAATTAAGTAAACATG ATGAGTTTGGGGCTTTGGAAAGTGTGAAAGCTGCTAGTGAACTCTACTCCCCTCTCTCAGGAGAAGTGACTGAGATTAACGTTGCCCTTGCAGATAATCCAGGGCTTGTCAATAAATCCTGTTATAAAGATG GTTGGCTTATCAAGATGACTGTGGCAAACCCTGCTGAACTTGATGAACTGATGACCGAAGATGCCTATGAGAAATACATAAAATCCATTGAGGACTGA